The following proteins are co-located in the Billgrantia tianxiuensis genome:
- the mgtE gene encoding magnesium transporter yields the protein MSLSEQLQEHKETLILAVEQDDRERLDQWLPELRAADLSEILEEMAEEDGDLPTVLKLLDCLPLERRANVLGYLTGEVQVEVAAAMSDELLLSVLEEMGSDERADLFNLLDEDRQETLLRRMARQEREDLKRLASYEEGTAGAIMTSDYVAIPSGMTVSQAMMRVRQTAPDAETVYQLYIIDPEGKLAGTLSLRQLMVARPGAKVDDLMIKDVISVPVDEAQEEVARLVARYDMLAVPVIDHDERLVGIVTHDDAMDVAEEEATEDFHKGMSIGQLEDGVSRVPIWSLYRKRVTWLVLLVFANLFSGAGIAYFEDTIAAQVALVFFLPLLIGSGGNAGAQAATLTVRGMATGDVGVKDWGKLLGRELLVAGSLGLTMALAVAPIGVMRGGEAVAMVVAASMVTIVLFGSLLGMCLPFILNRVGWDPATASAPLVTTLIDASGVVIYFTIATAVLTGL from the coding sequence ATGTCGTTGAGCGAACAGCTGCAGGAACACAAGGAAACCCTGATTCTCGCCGTCGAGCAGGACGATCGAGAACGCCTCGACCAGTGGCTTCCTGAGCTGCGCGCGGCAGACCTCTCCGAGATTCTCGAGGAAATGGCCGAAGAGGACGGCGATCTTCCTACCGTACTCAAGCTGCTCGACTGCCTGCCGTTGGAGCGCCGCGCCAATGTCCTTGGCTATCTCACCGGCGAGGTACAGGTCGAGGTGGCGGCAGCCATGTCCGACGAGCTGCTGCTCTCGGTGCTGGAGGAGATGGGCTCGGATGAGCGAGCCGACCTTTTCAACCTGCTCGACGAGGATCGTCAGGAGACGCTGCTGCGGCGCATGGCGCGCCAGGAGCGCGAGGACCTGAAGCGGCTGGCAAGCTACGAGGAGGGCACCGCCGGGGCGATCATGACCTCCGATTACGTCGCCATCCCCAGCGGCATGACGGTATCGCAGGCGATGATGCGGGTACGCCAGACGGCCCCCGACGCCGAAACGGTCTATCAGCTCTACATCATCGACCCTGAGGGCAAGCTGGCAGGCACGCTGTCGCTGCGCCAGTTGATGGTGGCGCGTCCCGGCGCCAAGGTCGACGACCTGATGATCAAGGACGTGATCAGCGTGCCGGTGGATGAGGCTCAGGAGGAAGTGGCCCGGCTGGTGGCCCGCTACGACATGCTGGCGGTACCGGTCATCGATCACGATGAGCGCCTGGTCGGCATCGTCACCCATGACGATGCCATGGACGTGGCCGAGGAGGAGGCCACCGAGGACTTCCACAAAGGGATGTCCATTGGACAACTCGAGGACGGTGTCAGCCGGGTGCCGATCTGGAGCCTCTATCGCAAGCGCGTGACCTGGCTGGTACTGCTGGTGTTCGCCAACCTTTTCTCCGGTGCTGGCATCGCCTACTTCGAGGACACCATCGCCGCCCAGGTGGCGCTGGTGTTCTTCCTGCCGCTGCTGATCGGCAGCGGCGGCAACGCCGGCGCCCAGGCCGCCACGCTCACGGTACGCGGCATGGCCACCGGCGACGTCGGCGTCAAGGACTGGGGCAAGCTGCTCGGCCGCGAGCTGCTGGTGGCCGGTTCCCTGGGCCTGACCATGGCCTTGGCGGTGGCGCCCATCGGCGTGATGCGTGGCGGCGAGGCGGTGGCCATGGTGGTGGCGGCAAGCATGGTGACCATCGTACTGTTCGGCAGCCTGCTCGGCATGTGCCTGCCGTTCATCCTCAACCGCGTGGGCTGGGACCCGGCCACCGCCTCGGCACCGCTGGTGACCACGCTGATCGATGCCAGCGGGGTGGTGATCTATTTCACCATTGCCACGGCGGTGTTGACGGGACTGTGA
- a CDS encoding F0F1 ATP synthase subunit epsilon produces the protein MAKSFTCNIVSAEASIFSGEVEQIVASGIMGDLGILPGHAPLLTELQPGPIRVIHDGGQEENYYVSGGFLEVQPDVVTILADAASRAGDLDEAAAEEARQHALKAFNDKSSELDYTRAAAELAEAVAQLRTIQQLRKKGGKG, from the coding sequence ATGGCGAAAAGCTTCACATGCAACATCGTCAGCGCCGAAGCCTCGATCTTCTCCGGTGAAGTCGAGCAGATCGTGGCCTCGGGCATCATGGGCGACCTGGGCATCCTGCCCGGGCACGCCCCGCTGCTGACCGAGCTCCAGCCGGGGCCGATTCGCGTGATCCATGACGGCGGGCAGGAAGAGAACTACTACGTTTCGGGCGGCTTCCTCGAAGTGCAGCCCGATGTGGTGACCATCCTGGCCGATGCGGCCTCCCGTGCCGGCGATCTCGACGAGGCCGCCGCCGAGGAAGCTCGCCAGCATGCGCTGAAGGCATTCAACGACAAGTCGTCGGAGCTGGACTACACCCGCGCCGCCGCCGAACTCGCTGAAGCCGTGGCTCAGTTGCGCACGATCCAGCAACTGCGCAAGAAGGGCGGCAAGGGCTGA
- the atpD gene encoding F0F1 ATP synthase subunit beta, protein MSGRIVQIIGAVIDVEFPRDSVPKVYDALNVADSETVLEVQQQLGDGVVRTIAMGSTEGLKRGLEVVNTGAPISVPVGKETLGRIMDVLGRPIDEAGDIGEQERMPIHRPAPTYAEQAASNELLETGIKVIDLVCPFAKGGKVGLFGGAGVGKTVNMMELIRNIAIEHSGYSVFAGVGERTREGNDFYHEMTESNVIDKVSLVYGQMNEPPGNRLRVALTGLTIAEKFRDEGRDVLLFVDNIYRYTLAGTEVSALLGRMPSAVGYQPTLAEEMGVLQERITSTKVGSITSVQAVYVPADDLTDPSPATTFAHLDATVVLARSIAELGIYPAIDPLDSTSRQLDPLVVGEEHYDTARRVQGVLQRYKELKDIIAILGMDELSDEDKQTVARARKIQRFLSQPFFVAEVFTGSPGKYVSLKDTIRGFQGILDGEYDNLPEQAFYMVGSIDEAVEKANQMK, encoded by the coding sequence ATGAGCGGACGTATCGTACAAATCATCGGCGCGGTGATTGACGTCGAGTTTCCGCGGGACTCGGTTCCCAAGGTCTACGACGCGCTCAACGTCGCCGACTCCGAGACCGTGCTCGAGGTCCAGCAGCAGCTGGGCGACGGCGTGGTGCGTACCATCGCCATGGGCTCCACAGAGGGCCTGAAGCGCGGCCTGGAGGTCGTCAACACGGGTGCTCCCATCTCCGTGCCGGTGGGCAAGGAGACCCTGGGTCGCATCATGGACGTGCTGGGCCGGCCGATCGACGAGGCCGGTGACATCGGTGAGCAGGAGCGCATGCCCATTCACCGTCCGGCACCCACCTATGCCGAGCAGGCGGCTTCCAACGAGCTGCTCGAGACCGGCATCAAGGTCATCGACCTGGTCTGCCCGTTCGCCAAGGGCGGCAAGGTCGGCCTGTTCGGTGGCGCCGGCGTGGGCAAGACCGTCAACATGATGGAGCTGATCCGCAACATCGCCATCGAGCACAGCGGTTACTCCGTGTTCGCCGGCGTTGGCGAGCGGACCCGCGAAGGTAACGACTTCTACCACGAGATGACCGAGTCGAACGTTATCGACAAGGTATCTCTGGTTTACGGTCAGATGAACGAGCCGCCGGGCAACCGTCTGCGCGTGGCCCTGACCGGCCTCACCATCGCCGAGAAGTTCCGCGATGAAGGCCGCGACGTGCTGCTGTTCGTCGACAACATCTATCGTTACACCCTGGCCGGTACCGAGGTATCCGCACTGCTGGGCCGTATGCCCTCCGCGGTGGGCTACCAGCCGACCCTGGCCGAGGAGATGGGTGTGCTGCAGGAGCGTATCACCTCCACCAAGGTGGGCTCGATCACCTCCGTGCAGGCGGTCTACGTTCCTGCGGACGACCTGACCGACCCGTCGCCGGCCACCACCTTCGCCCACCTGGACGCCACCGTGGTATTGGCGCGTTCGATCGCCGAGCTGGGTATCTACCCGGCCATCGACCCGCTGGACTCCACCTCGCGCCAGCTCGATCCGCTGGTCGTCGGCGAGGAGCACTACGACACCGCCCGCCGCGTGCAGGGCGTGCTGCAGCGCTACAAGGAGCTCAAGGACATCATCGCGATCCTGGGCATGGACGAACTGTCCGACGAGGACAAGCAGACCGTGGCCCGCGCGCGTAAGATCCAGCGCTTCCTGTCGCAGCCGTTCTTCGTCGCCGAGGTGTTCACCGGCTCCCCGGGCAAGTACGTGTCGCTGAAGGACACCATCCGCGGTTTCCAGGGCATCCTCGACGGCGAGTACGACAACCTGCCGGAGCAGGCCTTCTACATGGTGGGTAGCATCGACGAGGCCGTCGAGAAAGCCAACCAGATGAAGTAA
- the atpG gene encoding F0F1 ATP synthase subunit gamma: MAAAKEIRTQIGSIKNTQKITSAMEMVAASKMRKAQDLMKASQPYARQIRNVASHLADANPEYKHDYMVERDEVKRVGYIVVSTDRGLCGGLNVNLFKAVIKSAVAWRNEGAELDFCALGSKAGGFFRNYGGNLVAAKSGLGESPEMEDLIGSVKVMLDAYDEGRLDRLYVVYNEFVNTMTQRPVVRQLLPLDPNMGMDAEDEDNKRPGSWDYLYEPDAKALLDSLLVRFIESQVYQAVVENGACEQAARMIAMKNATDNAGSLIDDLEMVYNKARQAAITQEISEIVGGAAAV, translated from the coding sequence ATGGCAGCTGCAAAAGAGATACGCACCCAGATCGGGAGCATCAAGAATACGCAGAAGATCACCAGCGCCATGGAAATGGTCGCTGCGTCGAAGATGCGTAAAGCGCAAGATCTGATGAAGGCCAGCCAGCCTTATGCCCGGCAGATCCGCAACGTGGCCAGCCACCTGGCCGACGCCAATCCCGAGTACAAGCACGACTACATGGTCGAGCGCGACGAGGTGAAGCGGGTCGGCTACATCGTGGTTTCCACCGACCGCGGCCTGTGCGGTGGCCTGAACGTCAACCTGTTCAAGGCCGTCATCAAGAGTGCCGTGGCATGGCGCAACGAAGGGGCGGAGCTCGATTTCTGCGCCCTGGGCAGCAAGGCCGGCGGCTTCTTTCGCAACTACGGCGGCAATCTGGTCGCCGCCAAGAGTGGCCTGGGCGAATCGCCCGAAATGGAGGACCTGATCGGCAGCGTCAAGGTGATGCTCGATGCCTACGACGAGGGGCGGCTGGATCGTCTCTACGTGGTATACAACGAGTTCGTCAACACCATGACGCAACGCCCGGTGGTTCGCCAGCTGTTGCCGCTCGATCCCAACATGGGAATGGATGCGGAAGACGAGGACAACAAGCGTCCCGGTAGCTGGGACTACCTGTATGAGCCGGATGCCAAGGCGCTGTTGGATAGCCTGCTGGTTCGTTTCATCGAATCCCAGGTGTATCAGGCGGTGGTCGAGAACGGAGCCTGCGAGCAAGCGGCCCGGATGATCGCCATGAAGAACGCCACCGACAACGCCGGCAGCCTCATCGACGATCTGGAGATGGTCTACAACAAGGCCCGTCAGGCCGCCATCACCCAGGAAATTTCCGAGATCGTCGGCGGCGCCGCTGCCGTATAG
- the atpA gene encoding F0F1 ATP synthase subunit alpha — MQQLNPSEISDIIKQRIEKLDVASEARNQGTIVSVSDGIVKIHGLEDAMFGEMIEFPGSIYGMVLNLERDSVGAVVLGDYLQLEEGMTASCTGRILEVPVGPELVGRVVDPLGNPIDGKGDVGAKLTDAVEKVAPGVITRQSVDQPIQTGLKAIDAMVPIGRGQRELIIGDRQIGKSAIAVDTIINQKGKGVICVYVAIGQKQSTIANVVRKLEEHGAMEHTIVVASGAADPAPMQFLAPYAGCTMGEYFRDRGQDALIVYDDLTKQAWAYRQVSLLLRRPPGREAYPGDVFYLHSRLLERAARVNADYVEKFTNGEVTGKTGSLTALPIIETQGGDVSAFVPTNVISITDGQIFLETDQFNAGIRPAINAGLSVSRVGGAAQTKIIKKLGGGVRLALAQYRELAAFSQFASDLDEATRKQLEHGQRVTELMKQKQYSPLSVAEMGVSLYAANEGFLDDVDVSKVLDFERALHEYMRSEHAELLDKINQTGDYNDEIQQGLKQGLEQFKATQSW; from the coding sequence ATGCAGCAACTGAATCCTTCCGAGATCAGCGACATCATCAAGCAGCGAATCGAAAAGCTGGATGTCGCATCCGAAGCCCGCAATCAGGGCACCATCGTCAGCGTCTCCGACGGCATCGTGAAAATCCACGGCCTCGAGGACGCGATGTTCGGTGAGATGATCGAATTCCCCGGCAGTATCTACGGCATGGTGCTCAACCTCGAGCGCGACTCCGTAGGCGCGGTGGTGCTGGGCGACTACCTGCAGCTGGAAGAGGGCATGACCGCCAGCTGTACCGGCCGCATCCTCGAGGTGCCGGTGGGCCCCGAGCTGGTCGGCCGCGTGGTCGATCCGCTGGGCAACCCCATCGATGGCAAGGGCGACGTGGGCGCCAAGCTGACCGACGCGGTGGAAAAGGTCGCGCCGGGCGTCATCACCCGCCAGTCGGTGGACCAGCCGATCCAGACCGGTCTCAAGGCGATCGACGCCATGGTGCCGATCGGCCGCGGCCAGCGCGAGCTGATCATCGGCGACCGTCAGATCGGTAAGTCGGCCATCGCCGTCGACACCATCATCAACCAGAAAGGCAAGGGCGTCATCTGCGTCTACGTGGCCATCGGCCAGAAGCAGTCGACCATCGCCAACGTGGTGCGCAAGCTCGAGGAGCACGGCGCGATGGAGCACACCATCGTGGTCGCTTCCGGCGCCGCCGATCCGGCCCCGATGCAGTTCCTGGCGCCCTATGCCGGCTGCACCATGGGCGAGTACTTCCGCGACCGTGGCCAGGACGCGCTGATCGTCTATGACGATCTGACCAAGCAGGCCTGGGCCTACCGTCAGGTCTCCCTGCTGCTGCGCCGTCCGCCGGGCCGTGAAGCCTACCCGGGTGACGTCTTCTATCTCCACTCGCGCCTGCTCGAGCGTGCCGCTCGCGTCAACGCCGACTACGTCGAGAAGTTCACCAATGGTGAAGTGACCGGCAAGACCGGCTCGCTGACCGCGCTGCCGATCATCGAGACCCAGGGCGGCGACGTTTCCGCATTCGTTCCGACCAACGTGATCTCGATCACCGACGGTCAGATCTTCCTCGAGACCGACCAGTTCAACGCAGGTATCCGTCCGGCCATCAACGCCGGTCTGTCGGTATCTCGCGTGGGTGGTGCGGCACAGACCAAGATCATCAAGAAGCTCGGCGGCGGCGTGCGTCTGGCACTCGCTCAGTACCGTGAGCTGGCGGCCTTCTCCCAGTTCGCCTCCGACCTGGACGAAGCCACCCGCAAGCAGTTGGAGCACGGTCAGCGCGTTACCGAGCTGATGAAGCAGAAGCAGTATTCGCCGCTGTCAGTGGCCGAGATGGGGGTGTCGCTGTACGCCGCCAACGAAGGCTTCCTGGATGACGTCGACGTCAGCAAGGTGCTGGACTTCGAGCGTGCCCTGCACGAGTACATGAGGTCCGAGCATGCCGAACTGCTCGACAAGATCAACCAGACCGGCGACTACAACGACGAGATCCAGCAAGGGCTGAAGCAGGGTCTCGAGCAGTTCAAGGCCACTCAGAGCTGGTAA
- a CDS encoding F0F1 ATP synthase subunit delta, whose protein sequence is MAELSTVARPYARAAFEFARDHQALESWSDWLGKLGAVVAVRDVQKLLASPSLTTERKVELIVELAEVELDEASRRFLDTLGESGRLATLSAIAEHFEQLRAEHEKRIEVVVVSAYELDDKQQNKLAGALKKRLNREISITTQVDPKLIGGAILRAGDTVIDGSVRGRLNRLSEALTA, encoded by the coding sequence ATGGCGGAACTGTCTACCGTCGCACGACCCTACGCCAGGGCAGCGTTCGAGTTCGCACGCGATCACCAGGCGCTGGAAAGCTGGTCTGACTGGTTGGGCAAGCTGGGAGCTGTCGTTGCCGTGCGCGACGTACAGAAGCTCCTCGCCAGCCCCAGTCTGACCACCGAGCGCAAGGTCGAGCTGATCGTCGAACTGGCCGAGGTCGAACTCGATGAAGCGTCACGACGCTTCCTCGACACCCTGGGCGAGAGCGGACGACTGGCCACGCTGAGCGCCATTGCCGAGCACTTCGAGCAGCTGCGCGCCGAGCACGAAAAGCGTATCGAGGTCGTCGTCGTCTCGGCATACGAACTCGACGACAAGCAGCAGAACAAGCTCGCCGGCGCGCTCAAGAAGCGGCTGAATCGCGAAATCTCCATTACCACTCAGGTGGATCCGAAGCTTATCGGGGGCGCCATCCTGCGCGCCGGCGACACCGTCATCGACGGGTCGGTGCGCGGTCGACTGAACCGCCTCTCCGAAGCCCTTACCGCCTGA
- a CDS encoding F0F1 ATP synthase subunit B: MNINMTLIGQTIAFAIFVWFCIKYVWPPISTALHERQKKIADGLDAASRASRDLELAQEQAAQTLRESKEQASQILEQAHKRSSQMIEEAREQARAEGERLVASARAEIDQEINRAKEELRAQVATLAITGAERVLEASVDEKAHRKLLDKLAAEL; encoded by the coding sequence GTGAATATCAACATGACGCTAATCGGGCAGACGATCGCCTTTGCGATCTTTGTCTGGTTCTGTATCAAGTATGTGTGGCCGCCGATCAGCACCGCGCTTCACGAGCGCCAGAAGAAGATCGCCGATGGTCTCGATGCGGCCAGCCGGGCGTCACGTGACCTCGAGCTTGCTCAGGAGCAGGCGGCTCAGACGCTGCGTGAGAGCAAGGAGCAGGCTTCGCAGATTCTCGAGCAGGCCCACAAGCGCTCCAGCCAGATGATCGAGGAAGCCCGCGAACAGGCTCGCGCCGAAGGCGAACGTCTGGTCGCCAGCGCCCGCGCCGAGATCGACCAGGAGATCAATCGCGCCAAGGAAGAGCTTCGCGCCCAGGTGGCGACGCTTGCCATCACCGGTGCCGAGCGCGTCCTGGAAGCCTCCGTCGACGAGAAGGCACACCGCAAGCTGCTTGACAAGCTCGCTGCCGAACTGTGA
- the atpE gene encoding F0F1 ATP synthase subunit C, with product MEMVYIAAAIIIGLGALATGIGFAILGGKLLESTARQPELGDQLQTKTFIMAGLLDAVPMIGVGIAMYLIFVVAG from the coding sequence ATGGAAATGGTCTACATTGCAGCTGCCATCATCATCGGTCTGGGCGCTCTGGCCACCGGCATCGGCTTCGCCATCCTCGGTGGCAAGCTGCTCGAGTCCACTGCGCGTCAGCCCGAGCTGGGCGACCAGCTGCAGACCAAGACCTTCATCATGGCCGGCCTGCTCGACGCCGTGCCGATGATCGGCGTCGGTATCGCGATGTACCTGATCTTCGTCGTTGCCGGTTAA
- the atpB gene encoding F0F1 ATP synthase subunit A translates to MAAGSEVTATYYIQHHLQNLTFGRHPENGWSFAHSSTEAQEMGFWAIHVDTMGWSIAMGLLFIWLFRKAGKMATTGVPGGLQNAVEMVIEFIEGLVRSAFHGKNPIIAPLALTLFVWILLMNTLKIIPVDYFPELFARLGVEYMKIVPTTDPNATLGMALGVFILIIYYSLKVKGASGFAKELSLTPFNHWLLIPFNLLLEVIGLLVKPFSLAMRLFGNMFAGEVIFILIALLPFWAIWVLDVPWAIFHILVVTLQAFIFTVLTIVYLSAAHEHH, encoded by the coding sequence ATGGCAGCAGGAAGCGAAGTCACGGCAACGTACTACATCCAGCACCACCTACAGAACCTGACCTTCGGCCGTCACCCCGAAAACGGCTGGTCGTTCGCCCACTCCTCGACCGAAGCACAGGAGATGGGGTTCTGGGCCATCCACGTGGACACCATGGGCTGGTCCATCGCCATGGGCCTGCTGTTCATCTGGCTGTTCCGCAAGGCCGGCAAGATGGCCACCACCGGCGTTCCCGGCGGCCTGCAGAACGCTGTCGAAATGGTCATCGAATTCATCGAGGGGCTGGTTCGCTCCGCCTTCCACGGCAAGAATCCCATCATCGCCCCGCTGGCGCTGACGCTGTTCGTGTGGATTCTGCTGATGAACACGCTCAAGATCATTCCGGTCGACTACTTCCCGGAGCTCTTCGCTCGTCTCGGCGTCGAGTACATGAAGATCGTACCCACTACCGACCCCAACGCCACGTTGGGCATGGCCCTGGGGGTATTCATCCTCATTATCTACTACAGTCTCAAGGTCAAGGGCGCCAGCGGCTTCGCCAAGGAGCTGTCGCTGACCCCCTTCAATCACTGGCTGCTGATCCCCTTCAACCTATTGCTGGAAGTGATCGGCCTGCTGGTCAAGCCTTTCAGCCTCGCCATGCGACTGTTCGGCAACATGTTCGCCGGCGAGGTGATCTTCATCCTGATTGCGCTGCTGCCGTTCTGGGCGATCTGGGTGCTGGACGTGCCGTGGGCCATCTTCCACATCCTGGTGGTCACCCTGCAGGCCTTCATTTTCACGGTGCTGACTATCGTGTACCTGAGTGCCGCCCACGAGCACCACTGA
- a CDS encoding ATP synthase subunit I has translation MHRHTARRRGGVAIARLVQVQGLVTLAMTGIGALMSGSGAALSALLGGLVSLIPSLYFAWRIGSVRGGRQARRFVSNFYRAEAGKFGLTVALLAAVFVTAPPSNPIYFFVAYMAVLLAHWLAPWLMRDKPAP, from the coding sequence ATGCACCGACACACTGCCAGAAGACGCGGAGGGGTTGCCATTGCCCGGCTGGTACAGGTGCAAGGGCTCGTCACGCTCGCGATGACAGGCATCGGCGCGTTGATGTCGGGTAGCGGCGCAGCGCTGTCAGCTCTGCTGGGCGGGCTGGTTAGCCTGATTCCCTCCCTTTACTTTGCTTGGCGCATCGGCTCGGTTCGTGGAGGCAGACAGGCACGTCGCTTCGTCTCGAATTTCTACCGGGCCGAGGCGGGAAAGTTCGGTTTGACGGTGGCACTGCTTGCCGCGGTGTTCGTGACAGCGCCTCCCTCAAACCCAATTTACTTCTTTGTCGCATATATGGCGGTTCTGCTCGCGCACTGGCTGGCTCCTTGGCTCATGCGTGACAAACCGGCTCCCTGA
- a CDS encoding ParA family protein: MTQIIALTNQKGGVGKTTTAVNLAASLAALDRRVLLVDLDPQGHATMGSGVDKHSLEGSVLDLLLGEKSAPEVMLDCPTAGYTLLPGNGDLTAAEVELLDRAEGRERSLTESLASVASEYDVVLIDCPPSLNMLTVNALTAADGVLIPLQCEFYALEGLSALLDTVEQIKDSVNPNLAIYGILRTMFDGRNSLTRDVSKQLRDYFGEALLKTTIPRNVRVAEAPSHGLPVTKYARFSRGSQAHRVLAKELIRRLSL, translated from the coding sequence GTGACCCAAATCATCGCCTTGACCAACCAGAAGGGCGGCGTGGGCAAGACCACCACCGCCGTCAACCTGGCCGCTAGCCTGGCAGCACTGGACCGCCGCGTGCTGTTGGTCGACCTCGATCCCCAGGGCCATGCCACGATGGGTAGCGGTGTCGACAAGCACTCGCTCGAGGGCAGCGTGCTCGACCTGTTGCTGGGCGAGAAGAGTGCGCCCGAGGTGATGTTGGATTGCCCCACCGCCGGTTATACCCTGCTGCCGGGCAATGGCGACCTGACCGCCGCCGAGGTGGAACTGCTCGACCGTGCCGAGGGGCGGGAGCGCAGTCTGACCGAGTCCCTGGCCAGCGTCGCCAGCGAATACGACGTGGTGTTGATCGACTGTCCGCCCTCACTCAACATGCTCACCGTCAACGCGCTGACCGCCGCTGACGGCGTGCTGATCCCGCTGCAGTGCGAGTTCTACGCCCTGGAAGGGCTCTCGGCACTGCTCGACACCGTGGAGCAGATCAAGGACAGCGTGAACCCGAACCTGGCGATTTATGGCATCCTGCGTACCATGTTCGATGGTCGCAACAGCCTGACGCGGGACGTTTCCAAGCAGCTGCGCGATTACTTCGGCGAAGCGCTGCTCAAGACCACAATACCGCGCAACGTGCGGGTGGCCGAGGCGCCGAGCCACGGCCTGCCGGTGACCAAATACGCCCGCTTCTCGCGTGGCAGCCAGGCCCACCGGGTGCTGGCCAAGGAACTGATTCGTCGCCTGTCGCTGTGA
- the rsmG gene encoding 16S rRNA (guanine(527)-N(7))-methyltransferase RsmG yields MSDVITSTVTARLDEGLAALGLDIDGTQRERLLRLVGLLHKWNRAYNLTAIRSPEEMVTRHVLDSAAVLPFVDEGALLDVGAGPGLPGLVLAILEPGLSVTLLDSNGKKVRFQRQAVLELGLANATPVQARVEAFAAPEGGYAQVISRAFASLADFVRLTDHLVAPGGRWLAMKGPAADEELADLDAGLALRERHMLAVPFTAGERQLLIVERTDSNPGRQ; encoded by the coding sequence ATGAGCGATGTCATCACGTCAACGGTGACAGCACGGCTCGACGAAGGGCTTGCCGCGCTTGGCCTCGATATCGACGGCACACAGCGCGAACGGCTGCTGCGTCTGGTCGGGCTGTTGCACAAGTGGAATCGCGCCTATAACCTCACGGCGATACGCTCACCGGAAGAGATGGTGACCAGACACGTGCTCGACAGTGCGGCGGTTCTGCCCTTCGTCGATGAGGGCGCACTGCTCGACGTAGGCGCCGGTCCCGGTCTGCCCGGGCTGGTGCTGGCGATTCTCGAGCCGGGCCTCTCGGTTACGCTGCTCGACAGCAACGGCAAGAAGGTGCGCTTCCAGCGTCAGGCGGTGTTGGAACTGGGGCTTGCCAACGCCACGCCGGTACAGGCTCGTGTCGAGGCCTTCGCAGCACCGGAAGGCGGCTATGCCCAGGTGATCTCGCGGGCCTTCGCCAGCCTGGCGGACTTCGTGCGGCTGACCGACCATCTGGTGGCGCCGGGTGGCCGCTGGCTGGCCATGAAGGGGCCGGCTGCCGACGAGGAACTGGCCGACCTGGACGCCGGACTGGCCTTGCGCGAGCGCCACATGCTGGCGGTGCCTTTTACCGCGGGGGAGCGTCAGTTGCTGATCGTCGAGCGAACCGATTCCAACCCAGGCCGCCAGTGA